A genomic window from Streptomyces sp. 846.5 includes:
- a CDS encoding HAMP domain-containing sensor histidine kinase has protein sequence MRRTLAGVALAVTSMVALSFLIPLALLVRSEARNRAVTAAEQRAAAIAPVLTLTADPAQLRQVVLGIDPTGRLSVQLPGGQSIGTAHAPAALLQRAQQQGETLAQNLPDGGWVYLQPVLLGQRRVAVVQEFVPKDALDRGVTASLSVMALLALGLVLGSVVVSDRLASRVVRSSRGLSRAAHALGQGDLETRVDPMGPPELYEAGQAFNAMVERMGELLAVERELVADLSHRMRTPLTALHLATERMAPTADSARITSAVAQLESELHVVITTARTPLAVARMGAGRPADGTAVPCATPEVVRHRGGFWATLAEQQDRRCLVEVTAEQAPVDLPEDEFAAVVDALVGNVFRHTAPGTDFAVRLVRAAQLVLLTVEDAGPGIPDPEDALVRGASAASTGLGLDIARRAAAAARGTVEIGRSPMCGARVSVTFGLALPPERGPLDRRRGRARRPRG, from the coding sequence GTGAGGCGCACGCTCGCCGGGGTGGCCCTGGCCGTCACCTCGATGGTGGCCCTGTCCTTCCTGATACCCCTCGCCCTGCTGGTGCGCTCGGAGGCACGCAACCGGGCGGTCACCGCGGCCGAGCAGCGCGCCGCCGCCATTGCCCCGGTGCTGACCCTGACCGCCGATCCGGCCCAGCTGCGCCAGGTCGTCCTGGGTATCGACCCGACCGGACGGCTGAGCGTCCAGCTGCCCGGCGGCCAGTCGATCGGCACCGCGCACGCGCCCGCCGCCCTGCTGCAGCGGGCGCAGCAGCAGGGCGAGACGCTGGCGCAGAACCTCCCCGACGGCGGCTGGGTCTACCTCCAGCCGGTGCTGCTGGGACAGCGACGGGTAGCGGTGGTCCAGGAGTTCGTCCCCAAGGACGCGCTCGACCGGGGTGTCACGGCCTCGTTGTCGGTGATGGCACTGCTCGCGCTGGGACTGGTCCTGGGATCGGTCGTGGTGTCCGACCGGCTCGCGTCCCGGGTGGTCCGCTCCTCGCGCGGGCTGTCCCGCGCCGCCCACGCCCTGGGCCAGGGCGACCTGGAGACCCGGGTGGACCCGATGGGACCGCCCGAACTGTACGAGGCCGGCCAGGCGTTCAACGCCATGGTCGAGCGGATGGGTGAACTGCTGGCGGTGGAGCGCGAGTTGGTCGCCGACCTGTCGCACCGGATGCGCACACCGCTGACCGCCCTGCACCTGGCGACCGAGCGGATGGCCCCCACCGCGGATTCCGCCAGGATCACCTCGGCCGTCGCTCAGCTGGAGTCGGAGCTGCACGTCGTCATCACCACCGCGCGGACCCCGCTCGCGGTCGCCCGGATGGGCGCCGGCCGGCCAGCGGACGGCACGGCGGTCCCCTGCGCGACCCCGGAGGTGGTCCGGCACCGTGGCGGCTTCTGGGCGACCCTGGCCGAACAGCAGGACCGCCGCTGCCTGGTCGAGGTGACCGCCGAGCAGGCCCCGGTCGACCTGCCCGAGGACGAATTCGCGGCCGTGGTGGACGCCCTGGTCGGCAATGTCTTCCGGCACACAGCCCCCGGTACGGACTTCGCGGTGCGGCTGGTCCGCGCGGCCCAGCTGGTGCTGCTCACCGTCGAGGACGCCGGTCCCGGCATCCCGGACCCGGAGGACGCCCTGGTACGCGGCGCGAGCGCGGCGTCCACCGGACTCGGCCTGGACATCGCCCGTCGCGCCGCCGCGGCGGCGCGCGGGACGGTCGAGATCGGGCGGAGCCCGATGTGCGGCGCGCGGGTCTCGGTCACGTTCGGACTCGCGCTGCCGCCGGAACGCGGTCCGCTGGACCGACGGCGCGGCCGCGCCCGCCGCCCGCGCGGCTGA
- a CDS encoding response regulator transcription factor — translation MASVLVVEDDPGIRAELIDVLTSSGHAVRSAADGFGGLREVTRDPLDAVILDLGLPDLDGSDALRMIRGISQVPVLIVTARDDDAEIIRLLDAGADDYLVKPFSAGQLVARLTAVLRRSTRSTDPEARSGALQDAPGLLRAPVLIGPLHIDPGSRTVHLHGREVLLTRREFDLLSFLAANADLVVSKRRILAEVWREPYVEDQTIDVHLSSLRRKLGESAAAPGLLRTMRGVGIKLVTPR, via the coding sequence ATGGCCAGCGTCCTCGTCGTGGAAGACGATCCGGGTATACGTGCCGAGCTGATCGACGTCCTGACCAGCAGCGGGCACGCGGTGCGCAGCGCCGCCGACGGGTTCGGCGGCCTGCGCGAGGTGACCCGCGACCCGCTGGACGCGGTGATCCTCGATCTCGGCCTGCCCGACCTCGACGGCAGCGACGCGCTGCGCATGATCCGCGGCATCTCCCAGGTGCCGGTGCTGATCGTGACAGCCAGGGACGACGATGCCGAGATCATCCGGCTGCTCGACGCGGGCGCCGACGACTACCTGGTCAAGCCCTTCTCGGCCGGCCAGCTCGTGGCCCGGCTGACCGCGGTGCTCCGCCGCTCAACCCGCAGCACCGACCCGGAAGCGCGGTCCGGCGCTCTCCAGGACGCCCCCGGGCTGCTCCGCGCACCCGTCTTGATCGGCCCGCTGCACATCGACCCCGGCTCCCGCACGGTCCACCTGCACGGACGCGAAGTCCTGCTGACCCGGCGCGAGTTCGATCTGCTGTCGTTCCTCGCCGCCAACGCCGACCTGGTGGTGTCCAAGCGACGCATCCTGGCCGAGGTGTGGCGCGAGCCCTACGTCGAGGACCAGACCATCGACGTGCACCTGTCCTCGCTGCGGCGCAAGCTCGGCGAGAGCGCCGCGGCCCCGGGCCTGCTGCGCACCATGCGCGGGGTCGGCATCAAGCTGGTGACGCCCCGGTGA
- a CDS encoding CAP domain-containing protein, giving the protein MSPSRRSLSRHAASGQHRAERGPRLRFAVTGAAAVAVLGGGTAFACLGVPHAAPAASATAKALDHLGATGVSARATAAPAPTTAARSTLVPAARRSQPVHRHSATPTPASTPSPSAHPSAPASAPAPVATPAATTGTAVQQVLALINKARAAQGLAPYTLDSGLNASAAAHNSVMASGCGLSHQCPGEAAFGDREIAAGVHWTSAGENIGEGGGVADTDAAKATSAVGLTQMMLDEKAPDDGHRRNILSTGFSRVGIAVLRDANGTVWLTQDFAN; this is encoded by the coding sequence ATGAGTCCGTCCCGCCGTTCCCTCTCCCGCCACGCCGCCTCAGGGCAGCACCGGGCCGAGCGCGGTCCACGGCTGCGCTTCGCGGTGACGGGTGCCGCGGCTGTCGCCGTACTCGGCGGCGGCACCGCGTTCGCCTGCCTGGGCGTACCCCACGCCGCACCGGCTGCGAGCGCGACGGCGAAGGCGCTGGACCACCTCGGCGCCACGGGCGTGTCCGCCCGGGCCACCGCCGCGCCGGCACCGACCACCGCCGCCCGCTCCACCCTCGTCCCTGCGGCCCGCCGCAGCCAGCCCGTACACCGCCACAGTGCGACGCCGACGCCCGCCTCCACGCCTTCACCGAGCGCACACCCGAGCGCTCCGGCGTCGGCGCCCGCCCCAGTGGCGACGCCGGCCGCGACAACCGGGACCGCCGTCCAGCAGGTGCTCGCCCTGATCAACAAGGCCCGGGCGGCCCAGGGCCTCGCCCCGTACACCCTCGACTCCGGCCTGAACGCGAGCGCCGCCGCGCACAACTCGGTGATGGCCTCCGGCTGCGGCCTCTCCCACCAGTGTCCCGGCGAGGCGGCCTTCGGCGACCGCGAGATCGCGGCGGGGGTGCACTGGACCTCGGCCGGCGAGAACATCGGCGAGGGCGGCGGCGTCGCCGACACCGACGCGGCGAAGGCCACCAGCGCGGTCGGCCTCACCCAGATGATGCTGGACGAGAAGGCCCCGGACGACGGCCACCGCAGAAACATCCTGAGCACCGGCTTCAGCCGAGTGGGCATAGCCGTCCTGCGCGACGCGAACGGCACAGTCTGGCTCACCCAGGACTTCGCGAACTGA
- a CDS encoding LysR family transcriptional regulator, translating into MDLDTVRTFLAAAEAGQFQEAAAELSVTQQAVSKRIAALERSLGVRLFTRTPRGAELTIDGQAFLPHARELLRVAERAAASVRTDCRPLRVDVINSRGAASGLLRGFHRAHPDIELDVLMLLDIEAAVAAIRSGEIDASFRAVAAPGRPLPEDIESVRVVDEPLLLLTGPAHALAGARSVTLAQLVGHRIWMPGIVPGTEWAAYYDDLVAEFGLTIEATGPNFGSDALLDTIADTPSLATFMGGLTRLIWPTDHALRRIPVTDPTPVYPHSLLWHRTNPHPALTTLRTHLTTPKVGHDHAGTWTPDWAIPR; encoded by the coding sequence ATGGACCTCGACACCGTCCGGACATTCCTCGCCGCCGCCGAGGCGGGGCAGTTCCAGGAGGCCGCGGCCGAGCTTTCGGTCACCCAGCAGGCCGTCTCCAAGCGCATCGCCGCGCTGGAGCGCAGCCTCGGCGTGCGGCTGTTCACCCGCACCCCGCGCGGCGCCGAGCTCACCATCGACGGGCAGGCGTTCCTGCCCCACGCCCGCGAACTGCTGCGCGTCGCCGAACGCGCGGCCGCGTCCGTACGCACCGACTGCCGTCCCCTGCGCGTCGACGTGATCAACTCGCGCGGCGCGGCGTCGGGCCTGCTGCGCGGTTTCCACCGCGCTCACCCCGACATCGAGCTCGACGTGCTGATGTTGCTGGACATCGAGGCGGCCGTCGCCGCTATTCGGTCCGGTGAGATCGACGCTTCCTTCCGCGCCGTCGCCGCACCCGGCCGACCCCTCCCCGAAGACATCGAGTCCGTCCGAGTGGTTGACGAGCCACTTCTGCTCCTGACCGGCCCCGCCCACGCCCTGGCGGGCGCCCGCTCGGTAACCCTCGCCCAACTCGTCGGCCACCGGATCTGGATGCCCGGCATCGTCCCCGGCACCGAGTGGGCCGCCTACTACGACGACCTCGTCGCCGAGTTCGGCCTCACCATCGAGGCGACCGGCCCCAACTTCGGCTCCGACGCCCTCCTGGACACCATCGCCGACACCCCGTCCCTGGCCACCTTCATGGGCGGACTCACGCGCCTGATCTGGCCCACCGACCACGCCCTGCGCCGCATCCCGGTAACCGACCCCACCCCCGTCTACCCCCACTCCCTCCTCTGGCACCGCACCAACCCCCACCCAGCCCTGACCACCCTCCGCACCCACCTCACCACCCCAAAGGTCGGCCACGACCACGCCGGTACCTGGACGCCGGACTGGGCGATCCCGCGCTGA
- a CDS encoding GntR family transcriptional regulator, with translation MPSLAQMITIDRSSPVPLYYQVAQSIEALIESGGLAAGARLDNEVALADQLGLSRPTMRQAMQHLVEKGLLVRKRGVGTQVVHSRIRRRVELTSLYEDLDHAHRNPHTEVLTLETRPAAEDVAAALRVAPGSDVIFLERLRYADDEPLALMRNHLPVGMAEITAERLAEQGLYHLLRDSGVQLRVADQTIGARKATSTEARLLHETRSAALLTMTRTAYDHFGQPVEYGTHVYRASLYSFELTLLAR, from the coding sequence GTGCCTTCCCTCGCCCAGATGATCACCATCGACCGGTCCAGTCCGGTGCCGCTCTACTACCAGGTCGCCCAGAGCATCGAGGCGCTCATCGAGTCCGGCGGCCTGGCCGCCGGCGCACGCCTGGACAACGAGGTCGCCCTCGCGGACCAGCTGGGGCTGTCCCGGCCGACCATGCGCCAGGCCATGCAGCACCTGGTGGAAAAAGGGCTGCTGGTGCGCAAGCGCGGCGTCGGCACCCAGGTGGTGCACAGCAGGATCCGCCGCCGGGTCGAGCTCACCAGCCTCTACGAGGACCTGGACCACGCCCACCGCAACCCGCACACCGAGGTGCTGACGCTGGAGACCAGACCCGCGGCCGAGGACGTGGCAGCCGCGCTCCGGGTGGCCCCCGGCTCGGACGTGATCTTCCTGGAGCGGCTCAGGTACGCGGACGACGAGCCGCTCGCGCTGATGCGCAACCACCTGCCCGTCGGCATGGCCGAGATCACCGCCGAGCGGCTGGCCGAACAGGGGCTCTACCACCTGCTGCGCGACTCCGGGGTACAACTGCGGGTTGCCGACCAGACGATCGGGGCACGCAAGGCCACCAGCACCGAGGCCCGGCTGCTGCACGAGACGCGGAGCGCGGCACTGCTCACCATGACGCGCACTGCCTACGACCACTTCGGCCAGCCGGTCGAGTACGGCACCCACGTCTACCGCGCGTCGCTGTACTCCTTCGAACTGACGCTGCTCGCCCGCTGA
- a CDS encoding GntR family transcriptional regulator — MSLPPGLVRIDRASPVPLYFQVAAELERAIESGRLPAGTMLDNEIQLAGQFRLSRATMRRAMQSLADKGLLVRRRGVGTQVVRPLVRRKVALSSLYEDLAAGGQHPTTSVLHNGVQPADGATARALGLPEGAPVLVVDRLRYARDEPIARLRNHLAVEHAELLGDEALEQHGLYELLRGAGVDLHAATQTIGARVGTAPEVRMLNETRGATLLTMERTAYDQQGRAVEFGSHVYRASRYSFQLSLPAQ; from the coding sequence ATGTCGTTGCCGCCAGGCCTTGTGCGCATCGACCGGGCCAGCCCCGTACCGCTGTACTTCCAGGTCGCCGCGGAGCTGGAGCGGGCCATCGAGTCGGGCCGGCTCCCGGCCGGGACCATGCTGGACAACGAGATCCAGCTCGCCGGCCAGTTCCGCCTGTCCAGGGCGACCATGCGCCGCGCCATGCAGTCCCTGGCGGACAAGGGGCTGCTGGTGCGCAGGCGCGGCGTCGGCACCCAGGTGGTCCGACCGCTGGTGCGTCGCAAGGTCGCGCTCAGCAGCCTCTACGAGGATCTGGCCGCCGGCGGGCAGCACCCGACCACCTCGGTGCTGCACAACGGCGTCCAGCCGGCCGACGGTGCGACGGCCCGCGCGCTGGGGCTGCCCGAGGGCGCACCGGTGCTGGTCGTCGACCGGCTGCGCTACGCCAGGGACGAGCCCATCGCCCGCCTGCGCAACCACCTCGCCGTCGAGCACGCCGAACTGCTCGGCGACGAGGCCCTGGAACAGCACGGCCTGTACGAACTGCTGCGCGGGGCCGGGGTCGACCTGCACGCGGCCACCCAGACCATCGGCGCCCGCGTCGGCACCGCTCCGGAGGTACGCATGCTGAACGAGACCAGGGGCGCGACCCTGCTCACGATGGAGCGCACGGCCTACGACCAGCAGGGCCGGGCCGTCGAGTTCGGCAGCCACGTCTACCGGGCCTCCCGCTACTCTTTCCAGCTCAGTCTGCCGGCGCAGTGA
- the iolC gene encoding 5-dehydro-2-deoxygluconokinase: protein MPEMFDVLTMGRIGVDIYPLQTGVGLEDVETFGKYLGGSATNVAVAAARYGRSTAVVTRTGADPFGRFLHRALLGYGVDDRYVSDVPGLPTPVTFCEVFPPDDFPIYFYRYPKAPDLEIRPEELDLDAIRSAGVFWVTVTGLCQEPSRSATLAALEARGRAGITVLDLDYRPMFWESREEARRWVQTALPHVTVAVGNLDECDTAVAERDPVAAAKALRDRGVDLAVVKQGPRGVLAVDSSGSVEVPPVPVQVVNGLGAGDAFGGALCHGLLAGWDTTRTMRFANAAGAIVASRLACSDAMPTSAEVEAKLMENAHVR, encoded by the coding sequence ATGCCGGAGATGTTCGACGTGTTGACCATGGGTCGGATCGGGGTCGACATCTACCCGCTGCAGACCGGGGTCGGCCTGGAGGACGTCGAGACGTTCGGCAAGTACCTCGGCGGCAGCGCCACCAACGTCGCGGTCGCCGCCGCCCGCTACGGGCGGAGCACCGCGGTGGTCACCCGGACCGGGGCGGACCCGTTCGGCCGCTTCCTGCACCGGGCGCTGCTCGGCTACGGCGTCGACGACCGCTATGTGTCGGACGTCCCCGGACTGCCGACACCGGTGACCTTCTGCGAGGTCTTCCCGCCCGACGACTTCCCCATCTACTTCTACCGCTACCCCAAGGCCCCGGACCTGGAGATCCGGCCGGAGGAGCTCGACCTGGACGCGATCCGCTCGGCGGGCGTGTTCTGGGTGACGGTGACCGGCCTGTGCCAGGAACCGAGCCGATCGGCCACCCTCGCCGCCCTGGAGGCCCGGGGCCGGGCCGGGATCACCGTGCTGGACCTGGACTACCGCCCGATGTTCTGGGAGTCCCGGGAGGAGGCGCGCCGCTGGGTGCAGACAGCCCTGCCGCACGTCACCGTGGCGGTGGGAAACCTCGACGAGTGCGACACCGCCGTCGCCGAGCGGGACCCGGTTGCCGCCGCCAAGGCGCTGCGCGACCGGGGGGTCGACCTCGCCGTCGTCAAACAGGGCCCGCGCGGCGTGCTCGCCGTCGACTCGAGCGGCAGCGTCGAGGTCCCGCCGGTCCCCGTGCAGGTGGTGAACGGCCTCGGCGCCGGCGACGCCTTCGGAGGCGCGCTCTGCCACGGCCTGCTCGCCGGCTGGGACACCACCAGGACCATGCGGTTCGCCAACGCCGCGGGCGCCATCGTCGCCTCCCGCCTCGCCTGTTCCGATGCCATGCCGACCTCCGCCGAGGTCGAGGCCAAGCTCATGGAGAACGCACATGTTCGCTGA
- a CDS encoding aldolase — protein sequence MFADRFADIVQARVERPEAVAEAAAHRVRATTRAGGSSRLVLVAADHPARGALRAGDRPLAMADRSDLLERLCAALARPGVDGVLGTPDIIEDLLLLGALEGKIVIGSMNRGGLAGTVFEIDDRFTAYDAEAIASSGLDGGKMLLRIDPEDPATAPTMQACANAVSDLAGRRLMAMVEPFISHRVDGRVRNDLTPDAMTRAITVASGLGATSAYTWLKVPVVDEMERVMAASSLPALLLGGEVPEDPDAAFESWQKALALPTVKGIVAGRSLLYPSDDDVAGAVDTAVGLL from the coding sequence ATGTTCGCTGACCGGTTCGCCGATATCGTGCAGGCCCGGGTGGAACGGCCGGAGGCCGTCGCCGAGGCGGCCGCCCACCGCGTCAGAGCCACCACCCGGGCGGGCGGGAGCAGCCGCCTGGTCCTGGTGGCCGCGGACCACCCGGCCCGCGGCGCACTGCGCGCCGGGGACCGGCCGCTGGCCATGGCGGACCGCTCCGACCTGCTGGAACGGCTCTGCGCGGCGCTCGCCCGGCCCGGCGTCGACGGCGTGCTCGGAACCCCGGACATCATCGAGGACCTGCTGCTGCTCGGCGCCCTCGAAGGCAAGATCGTCATCGGCTCGATGAACCGCGGCGGACTGGCCGGCACGGTCTTCGAGATCGACGACCGGTTCACCGCCTACGACGCGGAGGCGATCGCCTCCTCCGGCCTGGACGGCGGCAAGATGCTGCTCCGCATCGACCCGGAGGACCCCGCGACCGCGCCGACCATGCAGGCCTGCGCCAACGCGGTGTCCGACCTGGCCGGCCGGCGACTGATGGCCATGGTCGAGCCGTTCATCTCGCACCGGGTGGACGGCCGGGTCCGCAACGACCTGACCCCCGACGCGATGACCCGCGCCATCACGGTCGCCTCAGGACTGGGCGCCACCTCCGCCTACACCTGGCTGAAGGTCCCCGTGGTGGACGAGATGGAGCGGGTGATGGCCGCCTCCTCGCTGCCGGCCCTGCTGCTCGGCGGCGAGGTGCCGGAGGACCCCGACGCCGCCTTCGAGAGCTGGCAGAAGGCCCTGGCCCTGCCCACCGTGAAGGGCATCGTGGCCGGCCGCTCGCTGCTCTACCCGTCCGACGACGACGTGGCCGGTGCCGTGGACACCGCCGTCGGCCTGCTCTGA
- the iolB gene encoding 5-deoxy-glucuronate isomerase, whose translation MNGKLHLAAGSTAEGPYRLSVTPELAGWTYSGLRVLTLAPGQRHLLSTGEDELLVLPLEGGCTVTYEPGTADAEVFRLAGRRGVFDRVTDFAYLPRDARAELVSERGGRFALPSARCGRKLTARYGPAEQVPVELRGAGACSRQVNNFCTPQSFQADRLIACEVLTPGGNWSSYPPHKHDEEREGETELEEIYYFEVQPGPGGPGLAYQRVHGTDDRPIDVLAEVRSEDVVLIPHGWHGPSIAAPGNDLYYLNVMAGPGAERAWLICDDPEHAWIRDSWRDQRTDPRLPLTSATQPTEPTHQRG comes from the coding sequence GTGAACGGCAAACTTCACCTCGCCGCCGGGAGCACGGCCGAGGGCCCGTACCGGCTCTCGGTCACCCCCGAGCTGGCGGGCTGGACCTACTCCGGGCTGCGCGTCCTCACCCTGGCACCGGGTCAGCGGCACCTGCTCTCCACCGGCGAGGACGAACTGCTGGTGCTGCCGCTGGAGGGCGGCTGCACGGTGACCTACGAGCCGGGCACCGCCGACGCGGAGGTGTTCCGGCTGGCCGGCCGGCGCGGCGTCTTCGACCGCGTCACCGACTTCGCCTACCTGCCCAGGGACGCGCGGGCGGAGCTGGTCAGCGAGCGCGGCGGCCGGTTCGCGCTCCCCTCGGCGCGCTGCGGACGCAAGCTGACGGCCCGTTACGGACCGGCCGAGCAGGTGCCCGTCGAACTGCGCGGCGCCGGAGCGTGCAGCCGCCAGGTCAACAACTTCTGCACCCCGCAGAGCTTCCAGGCCGACCGGCTGATCGCCTGCGAGGTGCTGACCCCCGGCGGCAACTGGTCCTCCTATCCCCCGCACAAGCACGACGAGGAGCGCGAGGGGGAGACCGAGCTGGAGGAGATCTACTACTTCGAGGTCCAGCCGGGCCCCGGCGGCCCCGGCCTCGCCTACCAGCGGGTCCACGGCACCGACGACCGCCCGATCGACGTGCTGGCCGAGGTGCGCAGCGAGGACGTCGTGCTCATCCCGCACGGCTGGCACGGCCCGTCCATCGCCGCCCCCGGCAACGACCTGTACTACCTGAACGTGATGGCCGGCCCCGGCGCCGAACGCGCCTGGCTGATCTGCGACGACCCGGAGCACGCCTGGATCCGGGACAGCTGGCGCGACCAGCGGACCGACCCGCGCCTCCCGCTGACCTCGGCGACACAGCCGACCGAGCCGACCCACCAGAGAGGGTGA